From the genome of Eublepharis macularius isolate TG4126 chromosome 4, MPM_Emac_v1.0, whole genome shotgun sequence:
AATGGCCACCtaactacacatcaaaggattcacacaggggagaagccatataaatgcttggagtgtggaaagagcttctctgagTCTGGTGTCCTAAGaaaacatcaaaggattcacacaggggagaagccgtataaatgcttggagtgcggAAAGAGTTTTTCTCATAATGGCAGCCTAAGTGcacatcaaaagattcacacaggggagaagccatataaatgcttggagtgtggaaagagcttctctgagTCTGGTGTCCTAAGagcacatcaaaggattcacacaggggagaagccatataaatgcttggagtgtggaaagagtttttctCGGAATGGCAGcctaactgcacatcaaaggattcacacaggggagaagctgtataaatgcttggagtgtggcaaGAGTTTTTCTCGGAATGGCAGcctaactgcacatcaaaggattcacacaggggagaaggcgtataaatgcttggagtgtggcaaGAGCTTCTATGGGACTGCTTCCCTAAGatcacatcaaagaattcacacagggaagaaaccatataaatgcttggagtgtggaaagagcttctcttggAATGGCCACCtaactacacatcaaaggattcacacaggggagaagccatataaatgcttggagtgtggaaagagcttctctgagTCTGGTGTCCTAAGaaaacatcaaaggattcacacaggggagaagccgtataaatgcttggagtgcggAAAGAGTTTTTCTCATAATGGCAGCCTAAGTGcacatcaaaagattcacacaggggagaagccatataaatgcttggagtgtggaaagagcttctctgagTCTGGTGTCCTAAGagcacatcaaaggattcacacaggggagaagccatataaatgcttggagtgtggaaagagtttttctCGGAATGGCAGcctaactgcacatcaaaggattcacacaggggagaagctgtataaatgcttggagtgtggcaaGAGTTTTTCTCGGAATGGCAGcctaactgcacatcaaaggattcacacaggggagaaggcgtataaatgcttggagtgtggcaaGAGCTTCTATGGGACTGCTGCCCTAAGatcacatcaaagaattcacacagagaagaaagcatgtaaatgcttggagtgtggaaagagcttctcttggAGTGGCCACCtaactacacatcaaaggattcatacaggggagaagccatataaatgcttggagtgtggaaagagcttttctcggaCGGGCAACCTAACTGTACAtctaagaattcacacaggggagaagccatataaatgcttggagtgtggcaaGAGCTTCTCTGAGTCTGGTGCCCTAAGaaaacatcaaaggattcacaaaggagaaaagccatataaatgcttggtgtgtggaaagagcttttctcagaatgGCCACCTGACAGTGCATCAgtggattcacacaggggaggaaggaaaatggTGGCTGACTAAGGACACACATTTGTGTACTCTTGTACCAGTTTTGTTTCCTCAGCTTAATTGCAAAGTCAGTCCATCTATTGATAGAAGGCACACCACGTCACATGCCAAGAAGAATATCAGAGGATTTTTGAGCTCTTTTAATTAGGGGTTGACGATCCTCTCTCCTCAGACATGGCAACATCAAAGTAGGGACAGATTGAAGCCATCCGGAAGGCTAAGCTTGCAGTGTAAATAtctatatgtatttgtaatgatttcgagaaatgggtgcatgtatctttaaatgctggatgaaataggtgaagagtgggggtgagagagagatgagtgagtgatatgattggttgatgaatGAGAGTGTAGGCGGAGTGAATGCTGTTTAGACTGAGAGAGGCAAGAGAAAAATGTTTTGGGAGGGAgtagaaagcaggctagctgtgtgctgcctgaatatgttgaagtggttatgagagaaatataatctgtgaataagagtcagagaggctagctgtgtgctgcctgaggagttttaagcatttttatgagagaaatatagagcctagagaaagagtcTGTGTGTGAAgacttacaagagatctgtgaatgagtttaaatgaagtaactttaagaactaagaactacttttatgaaaccaatacgcttcttgaaaaataaacatttattttgttttgttatatcccagagtagctgtcagtgttatatcccattcctatcctcagggccacatagaaccacgaaggagcctgacgcttaaacaagttaccaaagggaaaacttaaataaaatatattggaatgtaatattcctggtggcagctaacttacccagagggtgtgaaggggaagattaaaagaaatatcTGCCCCAAGGAAAGTAGAGATCATAACAGGATTTTTGAGGATTTTGGACTCTTTCAAGAACTATTTTTCCTTCTCTTCTACAAGAAACTTAATATTAGAGCTACATTAATATGATTCTATTTTGCTGAGTTATGAGAGTTAGTAAAATCTACGGCTcttcaaagaaaaattaaaacaattgctTACGGCTTATTGACATTGAATTCCAAAATATAACTTGGACACTAACCTAAAACTGTTTTGTCTATCTTGTTTGTTAAACCTTGGACTGATAAACTCCGTGAGATctaattgcggggggggggggggacttatgtATGAAATTTCTTCATACTTTCACTTTAGCATTTTAATAGATTGTTAAAGAAGTAGTTACAATACATCCAGTAACACTGCCAACATTTATACGCTATATGCATattatttgtttttgttcttttttctcctctcactaaaaacaaagcccgttgtgcaaataaatacaacgggctctagaaagctgttgTGCTTTTCAaaaatttttatgaaacataACATTCGGTGATCAATGCTGAAAGATTTCTTTATATACAATGTTTTTGTATATAAAGCACTTCCAGTTTCAGCtctcaaagtctccaggaatttcactacctggagctggcaaccccacacgGGGAGTCCTGGTCAGGCTGTTAAATGACTATGCAGCCCCCCCCCTAGGTTCCAGTCACCCACAGGTTATCCCAGCCTCTCCTGCCTGATGGATGGTTCTCTGGATCTCCTGGGTTTCTCCATGCCCTCGGCCCTTCCCTTCCCAGGAAATTCTGCAGGGTGCAAAAGGTTGGCTGGAGCTGGGAAGGGCCCCAGCTGCACCCAAATTAGTGTGAGGAAGGGCTTGCAGCCTgcccattcatagaatcatagagttggaaggggccatacagaccatctagtccaaccccctgcccagtgaaggatcagcctaaagcatttctGACTGATGGGGGCTGAGGACATGACAGGCAGGAAACCTTCCCAATCCCAGCTGGCTGCCGGCTTGACAGGGGGGCAGGTTTATCCCTCCCCCTAGCACCGATCCCGGTGGCGAGGGGAAGGTGAGCGGCGGCCCCTCTTGCAGCCTGCCATAGATTTGCAGGTGGGTGGGTTTGCTAGACGGGGGCGGGTTCCCCCCGCACTAATCCCGGTGGCGAGGCCAGCGGCCACTCCTCTTGCAGCCAGCTGCCGGTTTGCAGGCGGGGtttgctctgccccccccccccgcggcttGACAGAGGGCAGGTTTGTCCCTCCCCTCTCACGCtccaggcagcgaggggaaggcgAGCGCATG
Proteins encoded in this window:
- the LOC129328665 gene encoding zinc finger protein 91-like isoform X2 is translated as MKAKQKQRKELVACQSRKIKEAPGQDDRKTRTRRQMGPPIEKTFSHKISLKKYHNVAICQKKHLECRNSFSQKGNLIVHQKMHTGEKPYKCLECGKSFSRNGHLTTHQRIHTGEKPYKCLECGKSFSESGVLRKHQRIHTGEKPYKCLECGKSFSDSGVLRKHQRIHTGKKPYKCLECGKSFSHNGSLSAHQKIHTGEKPYICLECGKRFSHNGSLSAHQKIHTGEKPYKCLECGKRFSHNGSLTAHQRIHTGEKAYKCLECGKSFYVTAALRSHQRSHTGKKPYKCLECGKSFSWNGHLTTHQRIHTGEKPYKCLECGKSFSESGVLRKHQRIHTGEKLYKCFECGKSFSHNGSLSAHQKIHTGEKPYKCLECGKSFSESGVLRAHQRIHTGEKPYKCLECGKSFSRNGSLTAHQRIHTGEKLYKCLECGKSFSRNGSLTAHQRIHTGEKAYKCLECGKSFYGTASLRSHQRIHTGKKPYKCLECGKSFSWNGHLTTHQRIHTGEKPYKCLECGKSFSESGVLRKHQRIHTGEKPYKCLECGKSFSHNGSLSAHQKIHTGEKPYKCLECGKSFSESGVLRAHQRIHTGEKPYKCLECGKSFSRNGSLTAHQRIHTGEKLYKCLECGKSFSRNGSLTAHQRIHTGEKAYKCLECGKSFYGTASLRSHQRIHTGKKPYKCLECGKSFSWNGHLTTHQRIHTGEKPYKCLECGKSFSESGVLRKHQRIHTGEKPYKCLECGKSFSHNGSLSAHQKIHTGEKPYKCLECGKSFSESGVLRAHQRIHTGEKPYKCLECGKSFSRNGSLTAHQRIHTGEKLYKCLECGKSFSRNGSLTAHQRIHTGEKAYKCLECGKSFYGTAALRSHQRIHTEKKACKCLECGKSFSWSGHLTTHQRIHTGEKPYKCLECGKSFSRTGNLTVHLRIHTGEKPYKCLECGKSFSESGALRKHQRIHKGEKPYKCLVCGKSFSQNGHLTVHQWIHTGEEGKWWLTKDTHLCTLVPVLFPQLNCKVSPSIDRRHTTSHAKKNIRGFLSSFN